A genomic window from Salvia splendens isolate huo1 chromosome 11, SspV2, whole genome shotgun sequence includes:
- the LOC121756256 gene encoding xanthoxin dehydrogenase-like: MATGTANVDSPQSLTSRLLGRVALVTGGSAGIGESIVLLFHKHGAKVCIADLQDDQGQRLVETLGGSSDAAFIHCDVTSEDDVKRAVDFTVDKFGTLDIMVNNAGVSGSPCPDIRNFELSDFEKVFDVNVRGAFIGMKHAARIMIPAKKGSIISVASVSSALGGIGPHAYTGSKHAVLGLTKNVAAELGKHGIRVNCVSPYAVATGLALAHLPEELRTEDTWAGFRSFVASNANLQGLELTAEDVANAVVFLASDEARYVSGVNLMVDGGFTSTNHALQVFR; encoded by the exons ATGGCTACAGGCACTGCAAATGTCGATTCACCGCAGTCTCTCACTTCAAG ATTACTAGGACGAGTCGCTCTTGTTACTGGAGGTTCTGCAGGAATTGGGGAGAGCATTGTGCTGCTGTTCCATAAACATGGTGCAAAAGTTTGTATAGCCGATCTTCAAGACGACCAAGGCCAGCGTCTCGTTGAAACCCTAGGTGGCAGCTCAGACGCCGCCTTTATCCACTGTGATGTGACAAGTGAAGATGATGTCAAGCGTGCTGTGGACTTCACTGTTGACAAGTTCGGTACCCTTGACATAATGGTGAACAATGCCGGGGTTTCAGGCTCGCCCTGCCCAGATATCCGCAACTTTGAGCTCTCTGATTTTGAAAAGGTGTTCGATGTGAATGTGCGAGGTGCTTTCATTGGAATGAAGCATGCAGCTCGCATAATGATTCCAGCAAAGAAAGGGTCGATAATATCGGTTGCCAGTGTGTCGAGCGCCTTGGGCGGCATCGGGCCCCACGCATACACAGGGTCCAAGCATGCTGTTCTGGGGCTCACCAAGAATGTGGCAGCGGAGCTGGGAAAGCATGGGATACGTGTAAACTGTGTGTCGCCGTATGCTGTTGCGACGGGGTTGGCACTAGCTCACTTACCCGAGGAGCTGAGGACCGAGGATACATGGGCTGGTTTCCGTAGCTTTGTGGCGAGCAACGCAAACTTGCAAGGCTTGGAATTGACTGCAGAGGATGTGGCTAATGCTGTGGTTTTCTTGGCTAGTGATGAGGCAAGGTATGTGAGCGGCGTCAATCTCATGGTCGACGGCGGCTTCACATCTACAAACCATGCCCTTCAAGTATTCCGGTGA